One Oncorhynchus keta strain PuntledgeMale-10-30-2019 chromosome 34, Oket_V2, whole genome shotgun sequence genomic window, AGAAAAACTAAAGATTTTCACAAATACTCTTTGATTAACTGATGTTTAAGTGCTTCAAGTTGAGGGGTCGGGCTGTGCATGCAGGGGTCAGAGGCCGTTCGTTACACATCTGCCCCATGATGATGAGTGACATGACGGAGAGAGTGCAAGCCCATCATGCAACAGCCACGGATCAGTGCTGCGATGTTGTAGACTGGCGCCGCCCCATCCACGCCATGCCGGGAATACAGCCAGGCCACCGTGGGCAACACTGGTACGGCCACAGCAACAAGATCGACAAGGAAGCTGCTGCTCCAATAGCGTTTGTTGACCACGTCCATCTCAGGGGCCCTGCAGGGCTCCTCACTGCTCACCTCAAAATCCAGCTCCTCCATGAAGCGTATGGAGACCATCACCTCAGGGTCTGAGCAACACAGGCCTGAATCACTGGACATGTCAGGGCTCACTGGCAAAACTGGTGTGGGCTGGCTGGGGCTAGGCAGGCTTAAGGTGGACTGGTTAGGGCTGGATGGGATAGGGGCCGAGGCTGGGCCCTGCAGTGCTGGGATTTCTAGGAGGCTGGTAGAAGCTGGGAGGAGAGCATCTCCAACTGCACCACCATGGAGCTTCAGCAGCTGCAGCAGGAGGGTGTGCAGGTCTGGAGGGAAGGACACCACCTCGGTCTGAACGGCCTTGTCCTCTGGAGCAGGGAAGGGGAGTGTGCTGCAGCAGAACGTGTTGGAAGGTGGTGAAGGCAGTGGTgtgaccttctcctccagactGTGGAGTAGAGTGGACACCCCTGGACCAGCCTCTGGGTGGCAGCGCAGCTTACCGCTAGAGTCGTGGCTGGAGTCCACCGCCGTGGACATGAGCACGTGCTCCAGGTTGTCATTGACCAGCAGCCCACTGTCCGCCATCTCCTCCACCGCCTGATCACCCACCTCCCCCTGCTGGTCGTTGACAGGGGAGTCGGAGTCGCCACAGATGAAGTCCATGGTTGGCTCGTCTTGCAGCGTGGAGCCGCTCTGGGCCATCTCCATGCTGTGCAGCAGGGACTCCAGCTTGCGGTTCTGGATGTTGATGTCGACAAAGTACTTCTGGATGCCCTTGTCCTTCTCCATCAGGCTGCTCTTCATGGTCTCCACAACCTGCCGGAGCTGCTTGATCTCCTTTCGTGCCTCCTTTAGGGCCAGCTGTGCCTCAACGCGGTGGCACTCCTCCTCGATCCAGTCCTCCCTCATCCGTCCCAGCTGGGATTTGAGATTCTCAATCTCAGACTCCCTGAGGGAGAAAAGACAGGGTCAGCTAGTAGCTACAGCTGTGTGGGATTGCAATGTTTGGCTACACTGTAGGTGGAATGCACTCTATGGGATGAATTTAGGAAATAAGCGAAACATGTGATGTTCACTGAGAAGGTAACCTGTCGTGGACGGTGTTCTCCACCTCCCTCAGCTTGCTCCTCAGGTGGCGAATGGCCACCTCCTTCTGTTGCAGGGGGGTGAGGTACTGCTCTGGATTGGGGGGTCTGATGCCATGGTTGTCCCCACAGGAGTGGTATCTTCTGGGGGTCATCCTTCTGGGGAGACAAGACAGGAAATTACACCTTTGCCCAgagtcacatactgtatgttctacTGGTCAGACGCCATCTTTTTCTCAATATGGATACTGATGAAGAGGACACCACGTCTattatacacaccatcctgtattgtgcCCCATCTAAAGTACGCTCCCTCAGTTCTGTGGGGAAGAAACTAGGCCatgcaaaaaaataaagggaTTGGTGCAACTTGCACGATGCAAAGTTCAAAGTCCGACTGGGACACAAGCTAACCAGCCAGCAGACTTCatgctgcaaaaaaaaaaaaattctaaaatGCCAGGTTGGTCAAAAGCTTGCAGGGATAGATAGGAAAACAATAAATTGGGAGGGAAAGCCCAAATTACATTTGCTCTACAAGGTAAGTGTTTTTGCCTGAGAATGACCTGAAACTCCTACATGTATCACTACAAGCACATTAACCTTCAATTGTACATTAGCAGTTCTGGAATATCCCTGTGATCAGGgctcaggttttttttttttttttaaagggttgATGA contains:
- the sybu gene encoding syntabulin isoform X3, whose product is MGPFQEYEEKKSPGKESPRSRIPRLILHPFQPNEKGSPLSESPISEEEGKDCDISSDNSKRTISTNSFCSGSDNSPHGSPTPTAECKTKVKRVRVMEEWHTPPPRHKREQRSSTLPRGSEADFSSSSSTGSLKRGGSLAHSSTGKKISSRSRGAHIRSLPVFKLAGIPSASRDAELYAPYRTVPSSTTNSSSNSSPTVPSRRMTPRRYHSCGDNHGIRPPNPEQYLTPLQQKEVAIRHLRSKLREVENTVHDRESEIENLKSQLGRMREDWIEEECHRVEAQLALKEARKEIKQLRQVVETMKSSLMEKDKGIQKYFVDINIQNRKLESLLHSMEMAQSGSTLQDEPTMDFICGDSDSPVNDQQGEVGDQAVEEMADSGLLVNDNLEHVLMSTAVDSSHDSSGKLRCHPEAGPGVSTLLHSLEEKVTPLPSPPSNTFCCSTLPFPAPEDKAVQTEVVSFPPDLHTLLLQLLKLHGGAVGDALLPASTSLLEIPALQGPASAPIPSSPNQSTLSLPSPSQPTPVLPVSPDMSSDSGLCCSDPEVMVSIRFMEELDFEVSSEEPCRAPEMDVVNKRYWSSSFLVDLVAVAVPVLPTVAWLYSRHGVDGAAPVYNIAALIRGCCMMGLHSLRHVTHHHGADV
- the sybu gene encoding syntabulin isoform X2 yields the protein MGPFQEYEEKKSPGKESPRSRIPRLILHPFQPNEKGSPLSESPISEEEGKDCDISSDNSKRTISTNSFCSDDTGCPSSQSVSPSKTPSGSDNSPHGSPTPTAECKTKVKRVRVMEEWHTPPPRHKREQRSSTLPRGSEADFSSSSSTGSLKRGGSLAHSSTGKKISSRSRGAHIRSLPVFKLAGIPSASRDAELYAPYRTVPSSTTNSSSNSSPTVPSRMTPRRYHSCGDNHGIRPPNPEQYLTPLQQKEVAIRHLRSKLREVENTVHDRESEIENLKSQLGRMREDWIEEECHRVEAQLALKEARKEIKQLRQVVETMKSSLMEKDKGIQKYFVDINIQNRKLESLLHSMEMAQSGSTLQDEPTMDFICGDSDSPVNDQQGEVGDQAVEEMADSGLLVNDNLEHVLMSTAVDSSHDSSGKLRCHPEAGPGVSTLLHSLEEKVTPLPSPPSNTFCCSTLPFPAPEDKAVQTEVVSFPPDLHTLLLQLLKLHGGAVGDALLPASTSLLEIPALQGPASAPIPSSPNQSTLSLPSPSQPTPVLPVSPDMSSDSGLCCSDPEVMVSIRFMEELDFEVSSEEPCRAPEMDVVNKRYWSSSFLVDLVAVAVPVLPTVAWLYSRHGVDGAAPVYNIAALIRGCCMMGLHSLRHVTHHHGADV
- the sybu gene encoding syntabulin isoform X5; the protein is MGPFQEYEEKKSPGKESPRSRIPRLILHPFQPNEKGSPLSESPISEEEGKDCDISSDNSKRTISTNSFCSGSDNSPHGSPTPTAECKTKVKRVRVMEEWHTPPPRHKREQRSSTLPRGSEADFSSSSSTGSLKRGGSLAHSSTGKKISSRSRGAHIRSLPVFKLAGIPSASRDAELYAPYRTVPSSTTNSSSNSSPTVPSRMTPRRYHSCGDNHGIRPPNPEQYLTPLQQKEVAIRHLRSKLREVENTVHDRESEIENLKSQLGRMREDWIEEECHRVEAQLALKEARKEIKQLRQVVETMKSSLMEKDKGIQKYFVDINIQNRKLESLLHSMEMAQSGSTLQDEPTMDFICGDSDSPVNDQQGEVGDQAVEEMADSGLLVNDNLEHVLMSTAVDSSHDSSGKLRCHPEAGPGVSTLLHSLEEKVTPLPSPPSNTFCCSTLPFPAPEDKAVQTEVVSFPPDLHTLLLQLLKLHGGAVGDALLPASTSLLEIPALQGPASAPIPSSPNQSTLSLPSPSQPTPVLPVSPDMSSDSGLCCSDPEVMVSIRFMEELDFEVSSEEPCRAPEMDVVNKRYWSSSFLVDLVAVAVPVLPTVAWLYSRHGVDGAAPVYNIAALIRGCCMMGLHSLRHVTHHHGADV
- the sybu gene encoding syntabulin isoform X1 is translated as MGPFQEYEEKKSPGKESPRSRIPRLILHPFQPNEKGSPLSESPISEEEGKDCDISSDNSKRTISTNSFCSDDTGCPSSQSVSPSKTPSGSDNSPHGSPTPTAECKTKVKRVRVMEEWHTPPPRHKREQRSSTLPRGSEADFSSSSSTGSLKRGGSLAHSSTGKKISSRSRGAHIRSLPVFKLAGIPSASRDAELYAPYRTVPSSTTNSSSNSSPTVPSRRMTPRRYHSCGDNHGIRPPNPEQYLTPLQQKEVAIRHLRSKLREVENTVHDRESEIENLKSQLGRMREDWIEEECHRVEAQLALKEARKEIKQLRQVVETMKSSLMEKDKGIQKYFVDINIQNRKLESLLHSMEMAQSGSTLQDEPTMDFICGDSDSPVNDQQGEVGDQAVEEMADSGLLVNDNLEHVLMSTAVDSSHDSSGKLRCHPEAGPGVSTLLHSLEEKVTPLPSPPSNTFCCSTLPFPAPEDKAVQTEVVSFPPDLHTLLLQLLKLHGGAVGDALLPASTSLLEIPALQGPASAPIPSSPNQSTLSLPSPSQPTPVLPVSPDMSSDSGLCCSDPEVMVSIRFMEELDFEVSSEEPCRAPEMDVVNKRYWSSSFLVDLVAVAVPVLPTVAWLYSRHGVDGAAPVYNIAALIRGCCMMGLHSLRHVTHHHGADV
- the sybu gene encoding syntabulin isoform X4 — translated: MVLSNGKRCYSGSEADFSSSSSTGSLKRGGSLAHSSTGKKISSRSRGAHIRSLPVFKLAGIPSASRDAELYAPYRTVPSSTTNSSSNSSPTVPSRRMTPRRYHSCGDNHGIRPPNPEQYLTPLQQKEVAIRHLRSKLREVENTVHDRESEIENLKSQLGRMREDWIEEECHRVEAQLALKEARKEIKQLRQVVETMKSSLMEKDKGIQKYFVDINIQNRKLESLLHSMEMAQSGSTLQDEPTMDFICGDSDSPVNDQQGEVGDQAVEEMADSGLLVNDNLEHVLMSTAVDSSHDSSGKLRCHPEAGPGVSTLLHSLEEKVTPLPSPPSNTFCCSTLPFPAPEDKAVQTEVVSFPPDLHTLLLQLLKLHGGAVGDALLPASTSLLEIPALQGPASAPIPSSPNQSTLSLPSPSQPTPVLPVSPDMSSDSGLCCSDPEVMVSIRFMEELDFEVSSEEPCRAPEMDVVNKRYWSSSFLVDLVAVAVPVLPTVAWLYSRHGVDGAAPVYNIAALIRGCCMMGLHSLRHVTHHHGADV